One window of the Mycobacterium xenopi genome contains the following:
- a CDS encoding alpha/beta fold hydrolase: protein MAPPDPSVTRIDGPWRHLDVHANGIRFHVVEAVPAGHDATTPPSARPLVILLHGFASFWWSWRHQLRGLTGGRVVAVDLRGYGGSDKPPRGYDGWTLAGDTAGLIRALGHSSATLVGHADGGLVCWATSVLHPRLVRAIAMVSSPHPAALRRSALTRRDQARALLPTLLRYQVPIWPERALTRNDGEEVERLVRSRACAKWLASEDFSETIGHLRVAIQIPSAAHSALEYQRWAVRSQLRDEGRRFMKSMSRQLGIPVLHLRGDADPYVLADPVERTRRYAPHGRYVSVGNVGHFGHEEAPEEVNRHLIRFLEQVHRPRIS, encoded by the coding sequence ATGGCGCCACCGGATCCGTCGGTAACCCGTATCGACGGGCCATGGCGGCACCTGGACGTCCACGCCAACGGCATCCGGTTTCATGTCGTCGAGGCAGTTCCGGCCGGTCACGACGCGACCACGCCCCCGTCGGCGCGACCGCTGGTCATTCTCCTGCACGGCTTCGCCTCGTTCTGGTGGTCCTGGCGTCACCAGCTGCGCGGTCTGACCGGAGGCCGTGTCGTCGCGGTCGACCTGCGCGGCTACGGCGGCAGCGACAAGCCGCCGCGCGGTTATGACGGCTGGACGCTGGCCGGCGACACCGCGGGACTGATCCGCGCGCTCGGGCACTCTTCGGCCACCCTGGTCGGCCACGCCGACGGTGGACTGGTGTGCTGGGCGACCTCGGTGCTGCATCCGCGGCTGGTGCGCGCCATCGCGATGGTCAGCTCGCCGCACCCCGCCGCGTTGCGACGGTCGGCGCTGACCCGGCGCGACCAGGCCCGGGCCCTGCTGCCGACCTTGTTGCGCTATCAGGTGCCGATTTGGCCGGAGCGCGCGCTGACCCGAAACGACGGCGAAGAAGTCGAGCGTCTGGTGCGCAGCCGTGCCTGCGCGAAATGGCTTGCCTCCGAGGACTTTTCCGAAACTATTGGCCATCTGCGGGTGGCTATCCAAATTCCGTCGGCGGCACACTCGGCGCTGGAATATCAGCGGTGGGCGGTGCGCAGCCAACTGCGCGACGAGGGCAGGCGGTTCATGAAGTCGATGAGCCGACAACTGGGCATCCCGGTGCTGCACCTGCGCGGCGACGCCGATCCCTACGTGCTAGCGGACCCGGTTGAACGCACTCGGCGCTACGCGCCGCACGGTCGTTACGTATCCGTCGGCAACGTAGGGCATTTCGGTCACGAAGAGGCGCCGGAGGAAGTCAACCGGCACCTGATCCGGTTTCTCGAGCAGGTACACAGACCCCGGATCAGCTGA
- a CDS encoding phage holin family protein: MSKGDRTNSTSRAQHKDGVPGTLTTIPLTDPHASPVEPSIGNLVKEATAQVSTLVRAEIELARAEITRDVKKGLTGSVFFVSALVVLFYSTFFFFFFLAELLNTWLWRWVSYLIVFGLMVVVTAVLALLGYLKVRRIRGPRQTIESVKETRTALAPGHEKAEPRAVTPRGATPADPSGW, encoded by the coding sequence GTGAGCAAGGGTGATCGTACGAATTCCACTAGCAGGGCCCAGCACAAAGACGGGGTGCCCGGCACTCTGACCACGATCCCCTTGACTGATCCGCACGCCTCACCCGTCGAGCCGTCGATCGGCAACCTGGTCAAGGAAGCGACGGCCCAGGTTTCCACGCTGGTTCGCGCTGAAATCGAGCTGGCCCGCGCCGAGATCACCCGCGACGTCAAAAAAGGCCTCACCGGTAGCGTCTTTTTCGTCTCGGCGCTGGTGGTGTTGTTTTATTCGACGTTCTTTTTCTTCTTCTTTCTTGCCGAGCTGCTCAACACGTGGCTGTGGCGGTGGGTTTCGTACCTGATCGTGTTCGGCCTCATGGTCGTGGTCACCGCGGTGCTCGCGCTGTTGGGTTACCTGAAGGTCCGCCGCATCCGCGGGCCGCGCCAGACCATCGAATCGGTCAAGGAAACCCGCACCGCGTTGGCGCCCGGCCACGAAAAAGCCGAACCGCGGGCGGTCACACCGCGGGGCGCCACGCCCGCCGATCCTTCGGGTTGGTAG
- the acs gene encoding acetate--CoA ligase — MTETHTQAPSSYPPPPEFVAQANVHDDVYREAERDRLAFWAKQADRLSWATPFEQVLDWSQAPFAKWFVGGRLNVAYNCVDRHVEAGRGDRVAIHWEGEPLGEGRTLTYAELKTQVCKAANALTGLGLVAGDRVAIYLPMIPEAIVAMLACARLGIMHSVVFAGFTATALRARIADARCKLLITSDGQFRRGKPAPLKQAADEAIGQHDSPVEHVLVVRRTGIDVPWTEGRDLWWHDVVAPAAAEHTAEPFDAEQPLFLLYTSGTTGKPKGIMHTSGGYLTQTSYTHYSIFDIKPDTDVFWCTADIGWVTGHTYSVYGPLSNGASEVIYEGTPDTPNQHRHFEIIEKYGVTIYYAAPTLIRTFMKWGREIPAAHDLSSLRLLGSVGEPINPEAWRWYRDVVGGGRTPIVDTWWQTETGAAMISPLPAVATAKPGSAMRPLPGISAKIVDDLGNQLQPGPDEGEHVTGYLVVDQPWPAMLRGIWGDPDRYRETYWSKFAQQGWYFAGDSARYDADGAIWVVGRIDDVMNVSGHRISTAEVESALVGHAGVAEAAVVGASDDTTGQAICAFVVLQADQPETVGEEIIDELRAQVAREISPIARPREVHVVPELPKTRSGKIMRRLLRDIAENRELGDTSTLLDPGVFDAIRAAK; from the coding sequence GTGACCGAGACGCACACCCAGGCACCGTCGTCGTATCCCCCGCCCCCGGAGTTTGTCGCGCAGGCCAACGTCCACGACGACGTATACCGAGAGGCCGAGCGGGACCGGCTGGCGTTTTGGGCCAAGCAAGCCGACCGGCTGTCCTGGGCGACACCGTTCGAGCAGGTGCTGGACTGGTCGCAGGCCCCGTTCGCCAAGTGGTTCGTCGGGGGCAGGCTCAACGTCGCCTACAACTGCGTCGACCGCCACGTCGAGGCCGGTCGCGGCGACCGGGTGGCCATCCACTGGGAAGGTGAGCCGCTCGGCGAGGGCCGCACCCTGACCTACGCCGAGCTCAAGACCCAGGTCTGCAAGGCCGCCAACGCGCTGACCGGGCTCGGTCTGGTCGCCGGCGACCGGGTTGCGATCTATTTGCCGATGATCCCCGAGGCGATCGTGGCAATGCTGGCCTGCGCCCGGCTGGGGATCATGCACAGCGTCGTGTTCGCCGGCTTCACCGCCACGGCGTTGCGGGCGCGGATCGCCGACGCCCGATGCAAACTGCTGATCACCTCCGACGGCCAGTTTCGGCGCGGTAAACCGGCTCCGCTCAAGCAAGCGGCCGACGAGGCGATCGGGCAGCACGACAGCCCGGTCGAACACGTGCTGGTGGTCCGGCGCACCGGCATCGACGTGCCCTGGACCGAGGGCCGCGACCTGTGGTGGCACGACGTCGTCGCCCCCGCGGCAGCCGAGCATACGGCCGAGCCGTTCGACGCCGAGCAACCACTGTTTTTGCTGTACACCTCGGGCACCACCGGCAAGCCCAAAGGGATCATGCACACCAGCGGCGGGTATTTGACCCAGACGTCCTACACGCACTACAGCATCTTCGACATCAAGCCGGACACCGACGTGTTCTGGTGCACCGCCGATATCGGCTGGGTCACCGGGCACACCTACAGCGTCTACGGACCGCTGTCCAACGGCGCCTCCGAAGTCATCTACGAGGGCACACCCGACACCCCGAACCAGCACCGGCACTTCGAGATCATCGAAAAATACGGTGTGACAATCTATTACGCGGCACCGACACTCATCCGCACGTTCATGAAGTGGGGCCGCGAAATTCCCGCCGCCCATGACCTGTCAAGCCTGCGGCTGCTCGGATCGGTCGGTGAACCCATCAACCCGGAGGCGTGGCGCTGGTATCGCGACGTCGTCGGCGGTGGCCGCACCCCGATCGTGGACACCTGGTGGCAGACCGAGACCGGCGCCGCGATGATCTCACCGCTGCCCGCCGTGGCCACGGCAAAGCCGGGCTCGGCGATGAGGCCGCTGCCGGGCATCTCGGCCAAGATCGTCGACGACCTCGGCAACCAACTCCAGCCCGGGCCCGACGAGGGTGAGCACGTGACCGGTTATCTGGTGGTGGACCAGCCCTGGCCCGCCATGCTGCGCGGCATCTGGGGTGACCCCGACCGGTACCGCGAGACCTACTGGTCCAAGTTCGCCCAGCAGGGTTGGTATTTCGCCGGGGACAGTGCCCGCTACGACGCTGACGGCGCGATCTGGGTGGTGGGCCGTATCGACGACGTGATGAACGTGTCGGGGCATCGGATTTCCACCGCGGAGGTGGAGTCGGCGCTGGTCGGCCACGCCGGGGTGGCCGAGGCCGCAGTGGTCGGCGCCAGCGACGACACCACCGGCCAGGCGATCTGCGCGTTCGTGGTCTTGCAGGCCGACCAGCCCGAGACGGTGGGCGAGGAGATCATCGACGAGCTGCGCGCCCAGGTGGCCCGCGAGATCTCGCCGATCGCCCGGCCCCGCGAAGTCCACGTCGTGCCCGAGCTGCCGAAGACCCGCAGCGGCAAGATCATGCGCCGGCTGCTGCGCGACATCGCCGAAAACCGTGAGCTCGGCGACACCTCGACGCTGTTGGACCCCGGCGTGTTCGACGCGATCCGCGCGGCCAAGTAG
- the ltrA gene encoding group II intron reverse transcriptase/maturase, with amino-acid sequence MTGSLRSNNPGKPLLAVADDEPLSPSGVKVRQLQRALWAAAKQSEGRRFHALFDRIYRGDVLWEAWFRVCKNKGAAGVDRITVAAVEDYGVDRMLRELRGDLRTGRYRPAPARRVEIPKPQGGKRPLGIPTVRDRVAQAAAKIVLEPIFEADFLSCSYGFRPRRSATMAKERLRTGFIEGYQFVVEFDIANFFGEIDHDRLLAQVSKRVSDRRVLKLLRLWLQAGVMVEGVLERTVAGTPQGGVISPLLANIYLHVLDTELSARGVGELVRYADDGVVLCRNAAQAEHALAAVGEILASLGLRLHPDKTKVVDLREGREGLDFLGCHFRARMSGRLWEQRRIVRYYLHRWPSQRAMKRLREKVRDRTGRNRAGTDIRVIIAELTPILRGWGNYFRTGNAADKFTQIDRYVWRRLFRLMVKKRGRNLRAGQADQWTEPWFNGHGLYRLRGTIRYPKAA; translated from the coding sequence ATGACCGGATCGCTCCGGTCCAATAACCCCGGCAAGCCATTGCTTGCCGTAGCCGATGACGAGCCGTTGAGCCCGTCGGGAGTGAAAGTGCGACAACTGCAACGGGCGCTATGGGCTGCGGCCAAGCAGTCTGAGGGTCGGCGTTTCCACGCCCTGTTTGACCGTATCTACAGGGGTGACGTCCTGTGGGAGGCGTGGTTTCGCGTGTGCAAGAACAAGGGCGCGGCCGGGGTGGATCGCATCACCGTGGCCGCGGTGGAGGACTACGGCGTGGACCGCATGTTGCGTGAGTTGCGCGGTGACCTTCGCACGGGTCGTTACCGTCCGGCGCCAGCGCGCCGGGTGGAGATCCCCAAACCACAGGGCGGTAAGCGGCCGTTGGGGATACCCACGGTGCGAGACCGGGTGGCCCAGGCGGCGGCCAAGATCGTGTTGGAACCGATTTTCGAGGCGGATTTCTTGTCGTGCTCGTATGGGTTTCGGCCGAGGCGGTCGGCGACGATGGCTAAGGAACGCTTGCGGACCGGGTTCATCGAGGGCTATCAGTTTGTGGTCGAGTTCGATATCGCCAATTTCTTCGGCGAAATCGACCACGACCGGCTACTGGCTCAGGTCAGTAAACGGGTTTCGGATCGGCGGGTGCTCAAACTGCTGCGCTTGTGGCTGCAGGCAGGAGTGATGGTCGAAGGTGTGTTGGAGCGGACGGTCGCAGGCACACCGCAGGGCGGGGTGATCTCGCCGCTACTGGCCAACATCTACCTGCACGTGCTCGACACTGAGTTATCTGCCCGTGGGGTGGGTGAGTTGGTGCGCTACGCCGATGACGGTGTGGTGCTGTGTCGCAACGCGGCACAAGCCGAGCACGCCTTGGCGGCGGTGGGAGAAATCTTGGCGTCATTGGGGTTGCGGCTGCATCCGGACAAAACGAAGGTAGTCGACCTACGGGAGGGTCGGGAGGGGCTGGATTTTCTGGGCTGTCACTTCCGAGCTCGCATGTCGGGGCGGCTGTGGGAACAACGGCGCATCGTGCGCTACTACCTGCACCGTTGGCCGTCACAGCGGGCGATGAAGCGGCTGCGGGAGAAGGTCCGCGACCGCACCGGCCGCAACCGCGCCGGGACAGACATCCGCGTCATCATCGCGGAGCTGACTCCGATCTTGCGCGGCTGGGGAAATTACTTTCGCACCGGCAACGCCGCCGACAAGTTCACCCAGATCGACCGGTACGTGTGGCGGCGGTTGTTCCGCTTGATGGTTAAGAAGCGGGGCCGCAACCTTCGTGCTGGGCAAGCTGATCAGTGGACTGAGCCGTGGTTCAACGGGCACGGCCTGTATCGACTTCGTGGCACCATCCGTTACCCGAAGGCTGCGTAA
- a CDS encoding peptide ABC transporter substrate-binding protein — protein sequence MRRMHAMAAVAALLAAVLAGCGGGGLSPDVVVVNGGEPQNPLIPTNTNDSNGGRIVDRLFAGLMSYDANGTPTLEVAQSIDTTDNINYRVVLKPGWTFSDGSPVTARSFVDAWNYGALATNAQLQQSFFSPIAGFDELAAPKPVATAMSGLRVLNDREFTVQLKVPTIDFKLRLGFSPFYPLPPVAFRDMTAFGQHPIGNGPYKLADGESWQHNVKIDLVPNPAYHGSRAPQNNGLRFVFYANLDTAYADLLSANLDVLDTIPTSVLPVYRKDLGGRTVTAPAAVNQTLDTPLRLAHFGGEEGRLRRLALSAAINRDQICRQIFVESRAPARDFTASSLPGYDPNIEGSDALDFNPERARRLWSRANSISQWSGRYAIAYNADGGHQEWVDAVANSIKNTLGIDAVGAPQPTFAGFRTQITGRRITTAFRAGWQGDYPSMLEFLAPLFVTGAGANDVGYSNRDFDVALANAEAAPSLPQSYALANQAQRILLHDMPVVPLWYTISVAGYSPAVSNVTLTWNGLPDYEHIRKT from the coding sequence ATGCGTCGGATGCACGCCATGGCGGCGGTGGCCGCGCTGCTGGCCGCAGTGCTCGCCGGTTGCGGGGGCGGCGGGCTCAGCCCCGACGTGGTGGTGGTCAACGGCGGCGAGCCGCAAAACCCGCTGATTCCGACCAACACCAACGACAGCAACGGCGGGCGCATCGTCGACCGGCTTTTCGCCGGCCTGATGTCATATGACGCCAACGGCACCCCGACGCTGGAGGTCGCACAGTCGATCGACACCACCGACAACATCAACTACCGGGTCGTGCTCAAACCGGGATGGACCTTCAGCGACGGATCACCGGTGACGGCTCGTTCGTTCGTCGACGCCTGGAACTACGGCGCGCTGGCCACCAATGCCCAACTGCAGCAAAGCTTCTTCAGCCCGATCGCCGGCTTCGATGAGCTGGCGGCACCGAAACCTGTCGCGACGGCCATGTCAGGACTGCGGGTGCTCAACGACCGTGAATTCACCGTGCAGCTCAAAGTGCCCACTATCGATTTCAAACTGCGGCTTGGCTTTTCGCCATTCTATCCGCTTCCGCCGGTAGCGTTCCGAGACATGACGGCGTTCGGGCAGCATCCGATCGGCAACGGTCCCTACAAGCTTGCCGACGGCGAATCCTGGCAGCACAACGTGAAAATCGACCTGGTGCCCAACCCCGCTTACCACGGCAGCCGGGCGCCGCAGAACAACGGGCTGCGTTTCGTCTTCTACGCCAACCTCGACACCGCCTACGCCGACCTGCTCTCGGCCAACCTCGATGTGCTGGACACGATTCCGACCAGCGTGCTGCCGGTTTACCGCAAAGACCTCGGCGGCCGTACCGTCACCGCACCCGCGGCGGTCAACCAGACCCTGGATACGCCGCTGCGGCTGGCGCACTTCGGGGGCGAAGAAGGCCGGCTGCGTCGGCTGGCCCTGTCGGCGGCGATCAACCGGGACCAGATCTGTCGACAGATCTTCGTCGAATCCCGCGCGCCCGCCCGTGATTTCACGGCCAGTTCACTGCCCGGATACGACCCGAACATCGAAGGCAGCGACGCGCTGGACTTCAACCCGGAGCGGGCCCGCCGGCTGTGGTCGCGGGCCAACAGCATCTCGCAATGGAGCGGGCGCTATGCGATCGCTTACAACGCGGACGGCGGTCACCAGGAGTGGGTGGACGCGGTGGCCAACAGCATCAAGAACACCCTGGGTATCGACGCGGTGGGCGCGCCACAACCCACGTTCGCGGGGTTTCGCACCCAGATCACCGGTCGCAGAATCACGACCGCGTTTCGCGCCGGCTGGCAGGGCGACTACCCGTCGATGCTGGAGTTTCTGGCACCCCTGTTCGTCACCGGGGCCGGCGCCAACGACGTCGGCTACTCCAACCGGGATTTCGACGTCGCGCTGGCCAACGCCGAGGCCGCGCCCAGCTTGCCACAGTCCTATGCGCTGGCCAACCAAGCTCAACGAATCCTGTTGCACGACATGCCAGTTGTGCCGCTGTGGTACACCATTAGCGTGGCCGGATACTCACCGGCGGTGAGCAACGTGACCCTGACTTGGAATGGTCTGCCCGACTACGAGCACATCCGCAAGACCTGA
- a CDS encoding ABC transporter permease, with protein sequence MAWYLVRRITVMVPVFLGATLLIYGMVFLLPGDPIAALGGDRPLSPAVAAQLRAQYHLDDPFVVQYLHYLADIVRGDFGRAYSGLPVSTVLAQAFPVTIRLAAIALVVEALLGIGFGVIAGLRQGGIFDAGVLIASLVIIAVPIFVLGFVAQFVFGVRLGIAPVTVGDQATFARLLLPGIVLGSVSFAYVVRLTRSAVAANAHADYVRTATAKGLSRPRVVTVHILRNSLIPVVTFLGADLGALMGGAIVTEGIFNIHGVGGVLYQAVTRQEAPTVVSIVTVLVVVYLITNLVVDLAYAALDPRIRYG encoded by the coding sequence ATGGCCTGGTACCTCGTCCGCCGTATCACGGTGATGGTCCCCGTTTTTCTGGGCGCCACCCTGCTGATTTACGGGATGGTTTTCCTGCTGCCGGGAGATCCGATAGCCGCGCTGGGCGGGGACCGGCCGCTGAGCCCCGCGGTGGCGGCACAGCTGCGAGCCCAGTACCACCTCGACGACCCGTTCGTGGTGCAGTACTTGCACTATCTGGCCGACATTGTGCGCGGTGACTTCGGCCGCGCCTACTCCGGTCTGCCGGTCAGCACCGTTTTGGCTCAAGCATTTCCAGTGACAATCCGGTTGGCGGCGATCGCGTTGGTGGTGGAGGCGCTCCTGGGCATCGGCTTCGGCGTGATCGCCGGGTTACGCCAGGGCGGCATCTTCGACGCCGGGGTGCTGATCGCGAGCCTGGTCATCATCGCGGTCCCGATCTTCGTGCTGGGTTTCGTGGCGCAGTTCGTCTTCGGCGTCCGGCTGGGAATCGCCCCGGTGACGGTGGGCGATCAGGCGACGTTCGCCCGGCTGTTGCTGCCCGGCATCGTGCTGGGTTCGGTGTCGTTTGCCTATGTGGTGCGGTTGACCCGTTCGGCGGTGGCCGCCAATGCCCACGCTGACTATGTGCGCACCGCGACCGCCAAAGGCCTTTCCCGGCCCCGGGTGGTCACCGTGCATATTCTGCGCAACTCGCTGATTCCGGTGGTGACGTTTCTCGGCGCGGACCTCGGCGCGTTGATGGGCGGGGCGATTGTGACCGAGGGGATCTTCAACATCCACGGTGTCGGCGGTGTGCTGTATCAGGCGGTCACCCGGCAGGAGGCGCCGACCGTGGTGTCCATCGTGACAGTGCTTGTCGTGGTGTACCTGATCACCAACCTGGTGGTCGACCTGGCCTACGCGGCCCTGGACCCCCGGATTCGTTATGGCTGA
- a CDS encoding ABC transporter permease, with amino-acid sequence MAEHVVGQGFWRTAWRGLRGRPKFLVAAALIAFFGLVAAFPALFTSADPSYADPGQSLLNPSTTHWFGTDLQGHDIYARTVYGARASITVGLGATLAVLVVGGTLGALAGFYGGRIDTVVSRIADVFFGIPLLLAAIVLMQVMHHRTVWTVIAILALFGWPQIARIARSAVIQVRASDYVLAAEAMGLSRFRILVWHALPNAVGPVIAVATIALGAFIVTEATLSYLGVGLPPSVVSWGGDIGIAQTRLRAGSPILFYPAGALAITVLAFMMMGDALRDALNPVSR; translated from the coding sequence ATGGCTGAACATGTTGTCGGCCAAGGTTTTTGGCGCACTGCCTGGCGAGGGCTGCGTGGGCGACCGAAGTTTCTCGTGGCTGCAGCGCTGATCGCGTTCTTCGGTTTGGTCGCCGCCTTCCCCGCGTTGTTCACCAGCGCCGACCCGAGCTACGCCGACCCAGGCCAAAGCCTGCTGAACCCGTCGACTACCCATTGGTTCGGCACCGACCTGCAGGGCCACGACATTTACGCCCGCACCGTGTACGGTGCGCGGGCCTCCATCACCGTCGGGTTGGGCGCCACGCTGGCGGTGTTGGTCGTCGGCGGGACCCTCGGCGCGCTGGCCGGGTTCTACGGCGGCCGGATAGACACGGTGGTGTCCCGCATCGCCGACGTCTTCTTTGGCATACCGTTGCTGCTCGCCGCGATCGTGCTCATGCAGGTCATGCATCACCGCACGGTGTGGACCGTGATCGCGATCCTGGCATTGTTCGGCTGGCCGCAGATCGCCCGCATCGCGCGTAGCGCGGTCATCCAGGTGCGGGCCAGCGACTATGTGCTGGCAGCTGAGGCGATGGGGCTGAGCAGGTTTCGGATTCTGGTGTGGCACGCGCTGCCCAACGCGGTCGGCCCGGTGATCGCCGTCGCCACCATCGCGCTGGGGGCTTTCATCGTCACCGAAGCGACCTTGTCCTACCTCGGCGTCGGGCTGCCGCCGTCGGTGGTGTCCTGGGGCGGCGACATCGGCATTGCCCAGACCCGGCTGCGCGCCGGCTCTCCGATCTTGTTCTATCCCGCAGGCGCATTAGCGATTACGGTCTTGGCTTTCATGATGATGGGTGACGCGTTGCGCGATGCGTTGAATCCGGTGTCACGGTGA
- a CDS encoding dipeptide ABC transporter ATP-binding protein gives MTSAERPLLAIEDLEVRFGDDDAAVRGVWLAVHHGQTVAVVGESGSGKSTTAAAILGLLPSRGRITRGRILFDGLDLAEANPRVLRSIRGRGIGYVPQDPMTNLNPVWRVGFQIREALRANNIPDRQAVDLLAEAGMPDPATQARRYPHQLSGGMCQRALIAIGLAGRPQLLIADEPTSALDVTVQRRVLDHLQRLARDRGTAVLLITHDLALAAERAEHLVVMKRGVVVESGDAQDVLANPRRDYTRQLIAAAPAMRPADRRARAAGDDIVVASELTKVYRVSRGAPWRKVELRAVDGVSFRLRRATTLGIAGESGSGKSTLARLVLGLLQPSSGTVLFDGQDIGALDRQQAFAFRRRIQPVFQNPYSSLDPVYSVFRAIEEPLRIHGIGDRRQRAQAVRELAAQVALPSSLLGRLPRELSGGQRQRVAIARALALHPEVLVCDEAVSSLDVVVQAQILDLLADLQARLGLTYLFISHDLAVIRQIADEVLVMRAGRVVEHAPTEDVFTRPQHDYTRQLLDAIPSAPTR, from the coding sequence ATGACCAGCGCGGAACGCCCGCTGCTGGCGATCGAGGATCTAGAAGTCAGGTTCGGCGACGACGATGCCGCGGTTCGGGGAGTGTGGCTCGCGGTGCACCATGGCCAGACCGTCGCGGTGGTAGGCGAATCCGGCTCAGGCAAATCCACCACCGCAGCTGCCATACTCGGGCTGCTTCCCAGCCGGGGGCGGATCACCCGCGGTCGCATCCTGTTCGACGGCCTAGATCTCGCCGAGGCAAATCCGCGGGTGTTGCGGTCGATCCGTGGCCGGGGGATCGGTTACGTGCCGCAGGATCCGATGACCAACCTCAACCCGGTGTGGAGGGTCGGCTTCCAAATCCGAGAAGCATTGCGTGCCAACAATATCCCTGACCGCCAAGCGGTGGACCTGCTTGCCGAGGCGGGCATGCCGGATCCGGCCACCCAGGCCCGCCGTTACCCGCATCAGCTGTCCGGCGGCATGTGCCAGCGCGCGCTCATCGCGATCGGATTGGCCGGACGACCCCAACTGCTGATCGCCGATGAACCGACCTCTGCGCTCGACGTCACCGTGCAGCGAAGGGTGCTCGATCATCTGCAGCGCCTGGCCCGCGACCGCGGGACCGCGGTATTGCTGATCACCCATGACCTGGCACTCGCCGCCGAACGCGCCGAGCATCTGGTCGTGATGAAGCGCGGTGTCGTCGTGGAATCTGGTGATGCACAAGATGTTCTGGCCAATCCGCGGCGCGACTACACGCGTCAGCTCATCGCCGCCGCACCGGCTATGCGCCCAGCGGACAGACGCGCGCGGGCAGCCGGTGACGACATCGTGGTCGCCTCGGAGTTGACCAAGGTCTACCGGGTGTCGCGCGGCGCGCCGTGGCGAAAGGTGGAGCTGCGCGCCGTCGACGGCGTGTCGTTTCGGCTGCGGCGCGCCACCACGTTGGGGATCGCTGGCGAATCCGGCTCAGGCAAATCCACGCTGGCCCGATTGGTGCTCGGTCTGCTGCAACCGAGCTCAGGCACAGTGCTTTTCGACGGCCAGGATATCGGTGCGCTAGATCGCCAACAGGCGTTCGCGTTTCGTCGGCGAATCCAACCTGTGTTTCAAAACCCTTACAGCAGTTTAGATCCCGTGTACTCGGTGTTTCGGGCCATCGAGGAGCCGCTGCGCATCCACGGCATCGGCGACCGTCGGCAACGCGCGCAAGCGGTGCGTGAACTCGCCGCCCAAGTGGCGTTGCCGTCGTCGCTGCTGGGCCGGTTGCCACGCGAGCTGTCCGGAGGTCAGCGCCAGCGGGTCGCGATCGCCCGAGCGCTGGCGTTGCACCCGGAGGTGCTGGTGTGCGACGAGGCCGTCTCGTCGCTCGACGTCGTGGTACAGGCCCAGATACTGGACCTGCTCGCCGACCTACAGGCTCGACTCGGCCTGACCTATCTGTTCATCAGCCACGATCTGGCGGTGATACGCCAAATCGCCGACGAGGTCCTGGTGATGCGCGCCGGGCGGGTGGTCGAGCACGCGCCGACCGAGGACGTGTTCACCCGGCCGCAACATGACTACACCCGCCAACTGCTCGACGCCATCCCCAGCGCGCCGACCCGATAA
- a CDS encoding HAD-IB family hydrolase, with product MTVANSAAPQQTSSSAPEQPDPQPRTAAFFDLDKTIIAKSSTLAFSKPFFDQGLINRRTVLKSSYAQFLYLLSGADHDQMNRMRIHLTNMCSGWDVEQVKSIVNETLHDIVTPLVFAEAADLIAGHKLCGRDVVVVSASGEELVAPIARAVGATHAMATKMVVNDGKYTGEIAFYCYGEGKVEAIRQLAAREGYALEHCYAYSDSITDLPMLEAVGHPSVVNPDRALRKVANTRGWPVLTFSRPVSLRDRIPAPSSAAVATTAAVGFSALAAGAVTYSLLRRFAF from the coding sequence GTGACCGTCGCCAATTCGGCCGCGCCGCAGCAAACTTCGTCGTCGGCACCCGAGCAACCGGATCCGCAACCCCGCACCGCCGCGTTCTTCGACCTCGACAAGACGATCATCGCCAAGTCCAGCACGCTGGCGTTCAGTAAACCCTTCTTCGACCAGGGGCTGATCAACCGGCGCACGGTGCTCAAGTCCAGTTACGCCCAGTTCCTCTACCTGTTGTCGGGTGCCGACCATGACCAAATGAACCGGATGCGCATCCACCTGACCAACATGTGCAGCGGCTGGGATGTCGAGCAGGTCAAGTCGATCGTCAACGAGACCCTGCACGATATCGTCACCCCGCTGGTGTTCGCCGAAGCGGCCGATCTCATCGCCGGCCACAAGCTGTGCGGCCGCGACGTGGTGGTGGTATCGGCCTCCGGCGAAGAGCTGGTGGCACCGATCGCCCGTGCGGTGGGCGCCACCCACGCGATGGCGACCAAGATGGTGGTCAACGACGGCAAATACACCGGCGAGATCGCCTTCTACTGCTACGGCGAGGGCAAGGTGGAGGCGATCCGGCAGCTGGCCGCCCGGGAAGGGTATGCGCTGGAACACTGTTACGCCTACTCCGACTCGATCACCGACTTGCCGATGCTCGAGGCGGTTGGCCATCCCAGTGTGGTCAACCCGGATCGAGCGCTGCGCAAGGTCGCGAACACCCGGGGCTGGCCAGTGCTGACGTTTTCTCGGCCGGTGTCTTTGCGGGACCGCATTCCGGCGCCGTCGAGCGCCGCGGTCGCCACGACGGCCGCGGTGGGCTTCAGCGCGCTGGCCGCCGGAGCCGTCACCTACTCTCTGCTGCGCCGCTTCGCGTTCTAG